A section of the Ciona intestinalis chromosome 4, KH, whole genome shotgun sequence genome encodes:
- the LOC100175038 gene encoding E3 ubiquitin-protein ligase SMURF2 isoform X2 — protein MGVNMFKVQKVRIKVFCAKNICKRDFFRLPDPFAKILVDGSGQCHATGTCKATLDPKWNQHYDLYVGKSDSITISVWNHRKVHKKHGAGFLGCIRIMSNAINRLKDTGYQRLDLCKQTKYDQEPVRGQIVVSIESRDLDDRSPSNPVIDARSLIPAQENDLPEGWEARMTNGRLQYIDHYTRTTQWERPTQPSTRPRRPLSALIISEPDQHQRPRISSSSGSSGPRNSSSPSVPGESDSTRFRRHKNYMTRNQLHGPSAPLPEGYEQRTTQQGQVYFLHTQTGVSSWHDPRIPRNLSHINPEDLGPLPSGWELRSTATGRLYYVDHSSRTTQFTDPRIGRYIGQMHNRGRDGPNEECDQDPQLPRYKRDLVHKLKVLRTELQSQQPQTGHCRLEIKRSEAFEQSYSLIMKMKPKDLKKRLMVKFTGEDGLDYGGLAREWLYILSHEMLNPYYGLFQYSREDIYTLQINADSHINPDHLSYFHFVGRILGMAVYHGHYIDGGFTMLFYKQLLGKPISLEDMEEVDPALYKSMKWILQNDINGVLDHTFCVDQDSFGERVTHELKPNGVNIPVTEQNKREYVKLYVNWRFLRGIEAQFLSLSKGFYELIPQHLLRPFDERELELIIGGLGKIDLIDWKKHTKLKHCSQDSNIVKWFWQAVESFDEEKRARVLQFVTGSSRVPLQGFKALQGSTGTQGPRLFTIQFVDNKTDCLPKAHTCFNRIDLPPYESYKKLLEKLTCAVENTCGFYTE, from the exons GTACGTTGGGAAGTCAGACAGTATCACGATATCTGTATGGAACCACAGAAAGGTGCATAAGAAACACGGGGCTGGTTTCCTCGGATGCATACGCATCATGTCGAACGCCATAAACCGACTGAAAGACACAGGATATCAGCGTCTCGACCTCTGCAAGCAAACCAAGTACGACCAGGAACCCGTGAGAG GTCAGATAGTAGTCAGCATCGAAAGTCGTGATTTGGACGACCGTTCGCCCTCCAACCCAGTCATAGACGCCAGGTCCCTGATCCCTGCCCAGGAAAATGACCTTCCGGAAGGCTGGGAGGCAAGGATGACCAATGGACGACTTCAATACATCGACCATTACACAAG AACGACACAGTGGGAGCGACCAACCCAACCCAGCACTCGCCCTCGTCGTCCACTCAGCGCTCTCATCATATCTGAGCCTGACCAACACCAAAGACCCCGAATCTCAAGCAGCAGTGGTAGCTCCGGTCCACGCAACTCATCCAGTCCATCAGTACCAGGCGAGTCCGACTCGACGAGGTTCCGGCGACACAAAAACTACATGACCCGTAACCAGTTACACGGGCCCTCTGCTCCCCTGCCTGAGGGTTATGAGCAACGGACTACCCAACAGGGACAAGTCTATTTCCTTCATACCCAGACCGGGGTTTCGTCGTGGCACGACCCGCGCATACCCAGGAACTTGAGCCACATTAACCCTGAAGACTTAGGTCCATTGCCATCGGGCTGGGAATTACGCTCGACCGCCACAGGTCGACTATATTATGTGGACCACTCGAGCCGGACCACCCAGTTCACCGACCCTCGTATTGGCCGTTATATTGGACAGATGCACAACAGAGGAAGGGACG GACCCAATGAAGAATGCGACCAAGATCCTCAACTGCCACGTTATAAACGCGATTTAGTTCATAAACTTAAAGTTCTTCGAACGGAGTTGCAATCCCAACAACCTCAGACTGGACATTGTCGATTGGAAATCAAACGTTCGGAGGCGTTTGAGCAGTCCTACAG CCTCATTATGAAAATGAAACCTAAAGATCTAAAGAAACGACTTATGGTTAAGTTTACCGGTGAAGATGGTTTAGATTACGGTGGACTAGCAAGGGAGTGGCTGTACATTCTATCCCATGAAATGCTTAACCCCTACTACGGCTTATTTCAG TATTCCCGCGAAGATATCTACACTCTTCAAATCAACGCCGATTCCCATATCAACCCTGACCACCTTTCCTACTTCCATTTCGTGGGTCGTATATTGGGCATGGCGGTCTACCACGGCCACTACATAGACGGTGGCTTCACCATGCTATTCTATAAGCAGCTGCTAGGAAAACCTATCTCACTGGAAGATATGGAAGAG GTCGATCCAGCATTGTACAAGTCAATGAAGTGGATTCTACAAAACGATATAAACGGAGTGCTCGACCACACGTTCTGTGTTGACCAAGATTCATTCGGTGAACGCGTAACCCACGAGTTAAAACCAAACGGGGTAAACATACCCGTCACCGAGCAAAACAAACGAGAATACGTCAAGTTGTATGTGAACTGGAGGTTTCTCCGAGGCATCGAAGCTCAGTTCTTATCTCTTTCAAAG GGATTCTACGAGCTTATTCCTCAACATCTTTTGCGTCCTTTTGATGAGCGGGAGCTGGAGCTGATCATCGGAGGACTCGGGAAGATTGACCTCATTGATTGGAAGAAACACACTAAGCTGAAGCATTGCTCACAAGACTCAAACATCGTCAAATGGTTTTGGCAAGCTGTGGAGAGTTTTGATGAAGAAAAAAGAGCAAG AGTGCTGCAGTTCGTAACTGGTTCATCGCGGGTTCCACTACAAGGTTTTAAAGCGTTACAAGGTTCAACTGGTACACAAGGTCCACGGTTGTTCACCATTCAATTTGTTGACAATAAAACCGACTGCTTACCGAAAGCCCATACTTG TTTTAACCGGATCGACCTCCCACCTTACGAATCGTATAAAAAGCTACTTGAAAAGCTCACCTGCGCTGTTGAAAACACATGTGGATTCTACACCGAGTAA
- the LOC100185231 gene encoding RAB6A-GEF complex partner protein 2 translates to MIEVVAKLRRGSVYFAGETIHCSLTFTNVPDTEPGNNTESETIAWASVQLHCFCSISEARVVLPPALMKNMLAKRKDVGPSTSFVPYKDEQGHCVLQTPVKILFCDLKLAPGESKVFKFQEAIPSDTPPTYRGPSCKYSYKLTVGTQRVGAPIKLLRIPVRVLVVYGLTEYQINEDQIPSNPFIEEKKTKGQLLDIATDVLSTITSRRSYKNYKIANSNGLMGVFSLMKTSAKIGEDIVGVFNFADGTVPCLQYMVCLQSEEILAEECQHSPSQGNAIISYAKHIEFCLFANQTHVILPIPLHVTPNFLTELVCLKWRLHFEFVTATSPLKGLDLETGQQRDRMWQGPGKIKTEVTSWDIPVQVLPTMPTQAENVAASHTLPLLRF, encoded by the exons ATGATCGAGGTCGTGGCAAAGCTGAGGCGAGGTTCGGTTTACTTTGCTGGGGAAACTATTCATTGCTCGTTAACGTTCACTAATGTACCGGACACGGAACCAGGAAATAACAC AGAAAGCGAAACAATCGCATGGGCAAGTGTTCAACTTCATTGCTTCTGTAGCATAAGTGAAGCAAGAGTAGTGTTGCCACCTGCACTCATGAAGAATATGTTGGCAAAGCGGAAAG ATGTGGGTCCATCTACCTCATTTGTTCCATACAAAGATGAACAAGGACATTGTGTTTTACAAACTCCtgtcaaaattttattctGTGATTTGAAACTTGCTCCTGGAGAAAGTAAAGTAT TTAAATTTCAAGAAGCCATTCCTAGTGACACACCGCCCACATATAGAGGCCCTTCATGTAAATACTCATATAAACTGACAGTTGGCACGCAGAGGGTTGGGGCTCCGATAAAACTGCTACGAATTCCTGTTCGTGTATTAGTTGTGTATG gTTTAACTGAATATCAAATAAATGAAGATCAAATTCCCAGCAACCCATTTATTgaagaaaagaaaacaaaggGTCAGCTCCTTGATATTGCAACCGATGTATTAAGTACCATCACTTCACGACGATCCTAca AAAACTACAAGATAGCAAACAGCAATGGACTTATGGGTGTCTTCTCGTTAATGAAAACTTCTGCAAAGATTGGAGAAGATATTGTTGGGGTGTTCAACTTTGCTGATGGTACTGTACCATGTTTACAG TACATGGTCTGTCTACAAAGTGAAGAAATATTGGCAGAGGAATGCCAGCATTCGCCAAGTCAGGGGAATGCAATTATATCTTACGCAAAACACATTGAGTTCTGTTTATTTGCGAACCAAACTCATGTAATACTTCCAATTCCATTACATGTCACACCTAACTTTCTAACTGAACTTG TGTGTCTAAAATGGAGGCTTCATTTTGAATTTGTCACTGCCACGTCACCCTTAAAGGGCTTAGATCTAGAAACAGGACAGCAGCGTGACCGAATGTGGCAAGGACCTGGGAAGATAAAAACAGAAGTAACATCATGGGACATCCCTGTACAAGTCTTACCCACCATGCCAACCCAAGCGGAGAATGTGGCGGCGTCACATACTTTGCCCTTGTTACGGTTTTAg
- the LOC100175038 gene encoding E3 ubiquitin-protein ligase SMURF2 isoform X1, with protein MSSASGSTRRNGTMKLRLTVFCAKNICKRDFFRLPDPFAKILVDGSGQCHATGTCKATLDPKWNQHYDLYVGKSDSITISVWNHRKVHKKHGAGFLGCIRIMSNAINRLKDTGYQRLDLCKQTKYDQEPVRGQIVVSIESRDLDDRSPSNPVIDARSLIPAQENDLPEGWEARMTNGRLQYIDHYTRTTQWERPTQPSTRPRRPLSALIISEPDQHQRPRISSSSGSSGPRNSSSPSVPGESDSTRFRRHKNYMTRNQLHGPSAPLPEGYEQRTTQQGQVYFLHTQTGVSSWHDPRIPRNLSHINPEDLGPLPSGWELRSTATGRLYYVDHSSRTTQFTDPRIGRYIGQMHNRGRDGPNEECDQDPQLPRYKRDLVHKLKVLRTELQSQQPQTGHCRLEIKRSEAFEQSYSLIMKMKPKDLKKRLMVKFTGEDGLDYGGLAREWLYILSHEMLNPYYGLFQYSREDIYTLQINADSHINPDHLSYFHFVGRILGMAVYHGHYIDGGFTMLFYKQLLGKPISLEDMEEVDPALYKSMKWILQNDINGVLDHTFCVDQDSFGERVTHELKPNGVNIPVTEQNKREYVKLYVNWRFLRGIEAQFLSLSKGFYELIPQHLLRPFDERELELIIGGLGKIDLIDWKKHTKLKHCSQDSNIVKWFWQAVESFDEEKRARVLQFVTGSSRVPLQGFKALQGSTGTQGPRLFTIQFVDNKTDCLPKAHTCFNRIDLPPYESYKKLLEKLTCAVENTCGFYTE; from the exons GTACGTTGGGAAGTCAGACAGTATCACGATATCTGTATGGAACCACAGAAAGGTGCATAAGAAACACGGGGCTGGTTTCCTCGGATGCATACGCATCATGTCGAACGCCATAAACCGACTGAAAGACACAGGATATCAGCGTCTCGACCTCTGCAAGCAAACCAAGTACGACCAGGAACCCGTGAGAG GTCAGATAGTAGTCAGCATCGAAAGTCGTGATTTGGACGACCGTTCGCCCTCCAACCCAGTCATAGACGCCAGGTCCCTGATCCCTGCCCAGGAAAATGACCTTCCGGAAGGCTGGGAGGCAAGGATGACCAATGGACGACTTCAATACATCGACCATTACACAAG AACGACACAGTGGGAGCGACCAACCCAACCCAGCACTCGCCCTCGTCGTCCACTCAGCGCTCTCATCATATCTGAGCCTGACCAACACCAAAGACCCCGAATCTCAAGCAGCAGTGGTAGCTCCGGTCCACGCAACTCATCCAGTCCATCAGTACCAGGCGAGTCCGACTCGACGAGGTTCCGGCGACACAAAAACTACATGACCCGTAACCAGTTACACGGGCCCTCTGCTCCCCTGCCTGAGGGTTATGAGCAACGGACTACCCAACAGGGACAAGTCTATTTCCTTCATACCCAGACCGGGGTTTCGTCGTGGCACGACCCGCGCATACCCAGGAACTTGAGCCACATTAACCCTGAAGACTTAGGTCCATTGCCATCGGGCTGGGAATTACGCTCGACCGCCACAGGTCGACTATATTATGTGGACCACTCGAGCCGGACCACCCAGTTCACCGACCCTCGTATTGGCCGTTATATTGGACAGATGCACAACAGAGGAAGGGACG GACCCAATGAAGAATGCGACCAAGATCCTCAACTGCCACGTTATAAACGCGATTTAGTTCATAAACTTAAAGTTCTTCGAACGGAGTTGCAATCCCAACAACCTCAGACTGGACATTGTCGATTGGAAATCAAACGTTCGGAGGCGTTTGAGCAGTCCTACAG CCTCATTATGAAAATGAAACCTAAAGATCTAAAGAAACGACTTATGGTTAAGTTTACCGGTGAAGATGGTTTAGATTACGGTGGACTAGCAAGGGAGTGGCTGTACATTCTATCCCATGAAATGCTTAACCCCTACTACGGCTTATTTCAG TATTCCCGCGAAGATATCTACACTCTTCAAATCAACGCCGATTCCCATATCAACCCTGACCACCTTTCCTACTTCCATTTCGTGGGTCGTATATTGGGCATGGCGGTCTACCACGGCCACTACATAGACGGTGGCTTCACCATGCTATTCTATAAGCAGCTGCTAGGAAAACCTATCTCACTGGAAGATATGGAAGAG GTCGATCCAGCATTGTACAAGTCAATGAAGTGGATTCTACAAAACGATATAAACGGAGTGCTCGACCACACGTTCTGTGTTGACCAAGATTCATTCGGTGAACGCGTAACCCACGAGTTAAAACCAAACGGGGTAAACATACCCGTCACCGAGCAAAACAAACGAGAATACGTCAAGTTGTATGTGAACTGGAGGTTTCTCCGAGGCATCGAAGCTCAGTTCTTATCTCTTTCAAAG GGATTCTACGAGCTTATTCCTCAACATCTTTTGCGTCCTTTTGATGAGCGGGAGCTGGAGCTGATCATCGGAGGACTCGGGAAGATTGACCTCATTGATTGGAAGAAACACACTAAGCTGAAGCATTGCTCACAAGACTCAAACATCGTCAAATGGTTTTGGCAAGCTGTGGAGAGTTTTGATGAAGAAAAAAGAGCAAG AGTGCTGCAGTTCGTAACTGGTTCATCGCGGGTTCCACTACAAGGTTTTAAAGCGTTACAAGGTTCAACTGGTACACAAGGTCCACGGTTGTTCACCATTCAATTTGTTGACAATAAAACCGACTGCTTACCGAAAGCCCATACTTG TTTTAACCGGATCGACCTCCCACCTTACGAATCGTATAAAAAGCTACTTGAAAAGCTCACCTGCGCTGTTGAAAACACATGTGGATTCTACACCGAGTAA